The Pseudomonas berkeleyensis genome includes a region encoding these proteins:
- a CDS encoding hybrid sensor histidine kinase/response regulator has translation MHRLRTAIGLLASLLLIGLAFPATAADKAVTTANWSYLIDASARLGLEEIRAQRQQFKPLSKQSFTFPPSQHAVWLRAELPANQQPTWLWVFSPRVQYLDYYLLRDGQLEQNLHTGEAMPLESRPLPSRFYLMPLPNDGQSRVAYVRLTSNHPLMTWFKVMDQTEVVSLEKPAYLYGMLFGALLLLTLYNLIRFLYSRSASGLWLAGVNIGLAICSSANLGIFAQWLPSLGYNQSLIADLSALFAAFSGLAFGLSFVRDTPAQHSPLNRLLQGNALLLLAYGLCISITGLFWFSSLVYLLVALSTLNLLLVSSLHWRAGYQPARLVAVGMLVFNLGFGFFVPVLLGFDQLNPGWLVLGVFSVATLAGLILSVSLTERQRQIQRDTLHERTAMAASSAELRAKAEFLAKISHEIRTPMNGVLGMTELLLGTPLSAKQRDYVQTIHSSGNELLTLINEILDISKLESGQIELDDVQFDLGALIEDCLDIFRAKAEQQKVELISFIQPQVPRVISGDPTRLRQALLSLLDNAFKQTTEGEILLVAALDSSSDQHRLRIAVQDSGRPLPPEERDALLTAELQSRDFLAATRLGGRLGLIIARQLVRLMGGEFGIQGSGNQGTTLWLTLPLDAARLEQPEADLDSPLQGARLLVVDDNDTCRKVLVQQCNAWGLQVSAVPSGKEALALLRTKAHMREYFDAVLLDQDMPGMTGMQLAAKIKEDPSLNHDILIIMLTGISNAPSKVIARNAGIKRILAKPVAGYTLKTTLADELAQRPNDTPAQAAPTPVSTPLNVPVDFRILVAEDNSISTKVIRGMLGKLNLQPDTASNGEEALNAMKAQHYDLVLMDCEMPVLDGFSATEQLRAWEATEKRPRTPVVALTAHILSEHKERARAVGMDGHMSKPVELSQLRELIEHWIAERELRRQRDALPH, from the coding sequence GTGCACCGGCTCAGGACTGCCATCGGATTACTCGCCAGCCTACTGCTGATCGGCCTCGCTTTCCCGGCCACAGCGGCGGACAAGGCAGTCACGACGGCGAACTGGTCCTACCTGATCGATGCCAGCGCGCGCCTCGGCCTGGAAGAGATACGCGCCCAGCGCCAGCAGTTCAAACCGCTCAGCAAACAATCCTTCACCTTCCCCCCCAGCCAGCACGCCGTCTGGCTGCGCGCCGAACTGCCGGCCAATCAGCAACCCACCTGGCTCTGGGTGTTCTCCCCGCGGGTGCAGTACCTCGACTACTACCTGCTGCGAGACGGCCAGCTGGAGCAGAACCTGCACACGGGCGAAGCCATGCCGCTGGAGTCGCGACCGCTGCCATCGCGCTTCTACCTGATGCCGCTGCCCAACGACGGCCAGTCACGCGTGGCCTACGTCCGCCTCACCTCGAACCATCCGCTGATGACCTGGTTCAAGGTGATGGATCAGACCGAAGTGGTCAGCCTGGAAAAACCCGCCTACCTCTATGGCATGCTGTTCGGCGCGCTGCTGCTGTTGACCCTGTACAACCTCATCCGCTTCCTCTACAGCCGTAGCGCCAGTGGCCTGTGGCTGGCCGGCGTGAACATCGGCCTGGCGATCTGCTCGTCCGCCAACCTCGGCATCTTTGCTCAGTGGTTGCCGAGCCTTGGCTACAACCAATCGCTGATCGCGGATCTATCAGCCCTGTTCGCCGCCTTCAGCGGCCTGGCCTTCGGCCTGAGCTTCGTACGGGATACACCAGCCCAGCACAGCCCTCTCAATCGCCTGCTCCAAGGCAACGCCCTGCTGCTGCTGGCCTATGGCCTGTGCATCAGCATTACCGGACTGTTCTGGTTCAGCTCGCTGGTCTACCTGCTGGTGGCGCTGAGCACCCTGAATCTGCTGTTGGTATCCAGCCTGCACTGGCGCGCCGGGTATCAGCCTGCGCGACTGGTGGCCGTTGGCATGCTGGTATTCAACCTCGGTTTCGGCTTCTTCGTGCCGGTGCTGCTGGGTTTCGACCAGCTCAACCCGGGCTGGCTGGTGCTCGGCGTATTCAGCGTCGCCACTCTGGCCGGCCTGATCCTCAGCGTGTCGCTCACCGAGCGTCAACGGCAGATCCAGCGCGATACCCTGCACGAACGCACCGCGATGGCCGCCAGCAGCGCCGAGCTGCGGGCCAAGGCCGAGTTCCTGGCCAAGATCAGCCACGAAATTCGCACCCCTATGAATGGCGTACTGGGCATGACCGAACTGCTGCTAGGCACGCCGCTGTCGGCCAAGCAGCGCGACTACGTGCAGACCATCCACAGCTCGGGCAACGAGCTGCTCACCCTGATCAACGAGATTCTCGACATCTCCAAGCTGGAATCCGGGCAGATCGAGCTGGACGACGTGCAGTTCGATCTCGGCGCGCTGATCGAGGACTGCCTGGACATCTTCCGCGCCAAGGCCGAGCAGCAGAAGGTGGAACTGATCAGTTTCATCCAGCCGCAGGTGCCACGGGTCATCAGCGGCGACCCGACGCGCCTGCGCCAGGCGCTGCTGAGCCTGCTCGACAATGCCTTCAAACAGACCACCGAAGGCGAGATTCTGTTGGTCGCCGCACTCGACAGCAGCAGCGATCAGCATCGCCTGCGCATTGCCGTGCAAGACAGCGGCCGCCCACTGCCGCCGGAAGAGCGCGACGCGCTGCTCACCGCCGAACTGCAGAGCCGCGACTTCCTCGCTGCCACCCGCCTGGGCGGACGCCTCGGCCTGATCATCGCGCGCCAACTGGTACGCCTGATGGGTGGCGAATTCGGTATTCAAGGCAGTGGCAACCAGGGCACCACCTTGTGGCTGACCCTGCCATTGGACGCCGCACGCCTGGAACAACCGGAAGCCGATCTCGACAGCCCACTGCAGGGCGCCCGCCTGCTGGTGGTGGACGACAACGACACCTGCCGCAAGGTACTGGTGCAGCAGTGCAATGCCTGGGGCTTGCAGGTCAGCGCAGTGCCGTCCGGCAAGGAAGCCCTGGCCCTGCTGCGCACCAAGGCGCACATGCGCGAATACTTCGATGCCGTGCTGCTCGATCAGGACATGCCCGGCATGACCGGCATGCAACTGGCGGCGAAGATCAAGGAAGACCCGAGCCTCAACCACGACATCCTGATCATCATGCTTACCGGTATCAGCAACGCGCCGAGCAAGGTGATCGCGCGCAACGCCGGGATCAAGCGCATCCTGGCCAAACCGGTAGCCGGCTATACGCTCAAGACCACCCTCGCCGACGAACTGGCGCAGCGCCCCAACGATACGCCAGCGCAGGCCGCGCCGACGCCAGTCAGCACGCCACTGAACGTCCCGGTCGACTTCCGCATCCTGGTCGCCGAAGACAACAGCATCTCCACCAAAGTGATTCGCGGCATGCTCGGCAAGCTCAACCTGCAGCCCGATACCGCCAGCAATGGCGAGGAAGCCCTCAACGCGATGAAAGCGCAGCACTACGACCTGGTGCTGATGGACTGCGAAATGCCGGTGCTCGACGGTTTCTCTGCCACCGAGCAACTGCGCGCCTGGGAGGCCACCGAGAAGCGCCCACGCACCCCCGTGGTGGCCCTGACCGCGCATATTCTCAGCGAACATAAAGAGCGTGCCCGCGCAGTCGGCATGGACGGGCATATGTCCAAACCGGTGGAGCTGTCACAGCTGCGCGAGCTGATCGAACACTGGATCGCCGAGCGCGAACTGCGCCGCCAGCGTGACGCCCTGCCACATTGA
- a CDS encoding MarC family protein, translated as MASDMFSLYLKMLVLYSPFFVLSCFIGLSRGYTLKERKRLAWKVALATLIASVLLYLFGKHIFTLFGITIDAFRIGAGSVLFISALGMAQGKSAVQSDNVQQDVTIVPLTIPITVGPGTIGALLLMGASQPHWDDKLVAVAAIFLASLTVGIVLYLSNQFERLLGDQGLQIVSRLMGLFVCALAAQIIFTGVKNYLAL; from the coding sequence ATGGCGTCCGATATGTTCAGCCTCTACCTGAAGATGCTGGTGCTCTATAGCCCCTTCTTCGTCCTGTCCTGCTTCATCGGCCTCAGTCGCGGCTACACCCTCAAGGAACGCAAACGCCTGGCCTGGAAGGTAGCACTGGCGACGCTGATCGCCAGCGTGCTGCTGTACCTGTTCGGCAAGCACATCTTCACCCTGTTCGGCATCACCATCGATGCGTTCCGCATCGGCGCAGGCTCGGTACTGTTCATCTCCGCACTCGGTATGGCCCAGGGCAAGTCGGCGGTGCAGAGCGACAACGTGCAGCAGGACGTCACCATCGTACCGCTGACCATTCCCATCACTGTCGGCCCCGGCACCATCGGTGCCCTGCTGCTGATGGGCGCCAGCCAGCCGCACTGGGACGACAAACTGGTGGCCGTGGCGGCGATCTTCCTCGCCAGCCTCACCGTCGGCATCGTGCTGTACCTGTCCAACCAGTTCGAGCGCCTGCTCGGCGACCAGGGCCTGCAGATCGTCAGCCGCTTGATGGGCCTGTTCGTCTGCGCCCTGGCGGCGCAGATCATCTTCACCGGGGTGAAGAACTACCTGGCGCTGTAA
- a CDS encoding AEC family transporter has translation MLAVLSITAPIFILIGLGFFSARIALVNREQVRGMGTFVIYFALPSLVFKALAERSLSEVLNWPYLLAFALASLSLFGIGLLVARRLRGLGLSHSAILAMGMSVSNSGFVGYPIAVMVIGPTAALAMALGMLVENLVMIPLALAIAEAGRQGGQGWTVARETALRLLRNPLIIAIVLGLLMSMLELHLPTVPARVIDMLAAASAPVALFVIGATLNGMKTGGMAADLAQTSIGKLILHPLLMFVALSLVPGIDPMLMVAGVLFTSAPMMSVFPILGQRFGLEERCAAALVGCTVLAFFSVSALLVLLRWQGLLPG, from the coding sequence ATGCTAGCGGTTCTGAGCATTACCGCACCGATCTTCATCCTTATCGGTCTGGGCTTTTTCTCGGCCCGAATCGCTCTGGTCAATCGTGAACAGGTGCGCGGTATGGGCACCTTCGTCATCTACTTCGCCTTGCCCTCGCTGGTATTCAAGGCATTGGCCGAGCGCAGTTTGAGCGAGGTGCTCAACTGGCCGTATCTGCTGGCCTTTGCGTTGGCATCGCTGAGCCTCTTCGGTATCGGTTTGCTGGTAGCACGGCGCTTGCGCGGGCTTGGGTTGTCGCACAGTGCCATCCTGGCAATGGGCATGTCGGTGTCCAACAGCGGTTTCGTCGGCTACCCCATCGCGGTCATGGTGATCGGGCCAACGGCGGCGCTGGCCATGGCGTTGGGCATGCTGGTGGAGAACCTGGTGATGATTCCTCTGGCACTGGCCATCGCCGAAGCCGGCCGGCAGGGTGGGCAGGGCTGGACGGTCGCGCGCGAAACGGCGCTGCGCCTGCTGCGCAATCCGCTGATCATCGCCATCGTGCTGGGCCTGCTGATGTCGATGCTGGAACTGCACCTGCCGACGGTTCCTGCTCGGGTCATCGACATGCTGGCCGCCGCCTCTGCACCGGTGGCGCTGTTCGTCATCGGCGCCACGCTCAACGGCATGAAGACCGGCGGCATGGCGGCGGATCTGGCGCAGACCTCCATCGGCAAACTGATCCTGCATCCGCTGCTGATGTTCGTCGCATTGAGCCTGGTGCCGGGTATCGATCCGATGCTGATGGTCGCCGGCGTGCTGTTCACCAGTGCACCGATGATGAGCGTGTTCCCCATCCTCGGTCAGCGCTTCGGCCTTGAAGAACGCTGCGCCGCCGCCCTGGTGGGCTGCACGGTGCTGGCCTTCTTCAGCGTCAGCGCGCTACTGGTGCTGCTGCGCTGGCAGGGACTGCTGCCGGGCTGA
- the zapE gene encoding cell division protein ZapE, whose translation MTSELHAQAVRLIEARGLHLDDSQQRMLARLAGWLQARIRPSAWRRRPAAGAYLWGGVGRGKSLLLAALFEAAAVASKRRVHVHALLQEVQQRMLAFAGHADPLQRVADELTSEARLLYLDEFHVHDIGDAILLGRLLQPLIERDCILLFSSNYAPAQLCPNPLYHSRFKPFADLLQRRCLVLQMDAGPDYRACSSRHWGRYMKGPAALLEARLAHVPATSQLLLQRRALTLRGMDRRTVWLDFSALCRQPLASGDYLQLCQRFAHIAIGDLPPLKYCSLDEQQRLVNFIDIAYDSGCELWLQSESALDVLCAGVSHGDFSRTRSRLAQLRQEQVESLAC comes from the coding sequence TTGACTTCTGAGTTGCATGCACAGGCCGTGCGTCTGATCGAGGCGCGCGGCCTGCATCTGGATGACTCGCAGCAACGGATGCTCGCTCGCCTGGCCGGCTGGCTGCAGGCGCGCATTCGGCCGTCTGCCTGGCGACGCCGGCCTGCTGCCGGGGCCTACCTCTGGGGTGGCGTCGGACGTGGTAAGAGCTTGCTGCTGGCGGCGCTGTTCGAGGCCGCAGCAGTGGCCAGCAAGCGCCGCGTACATGTTCACGCGTTGCTGCAGGAAGTGCAGCAACGCATGCTGGCGTTTGCCGGCCATGCCGATCCGCTACAGCGGGTGGCCGACGAACTGACCAGCGAAGCCCGCCTGCTTTACCTCGACGAATTTCACGTTCATGACATTGGTGATGCGATCCTGCTTGGGCGACTGTTGCAGCCGCTGATCGAGCGCGACTGCATCCTGCTGTTCAGTTCCAACTATGCGCCGGCGCAGTTGTGTCCCAATCCGCTGTATCACAGTCGCTTCAAGCCCTTCGCTGATCTGTTGCAACGGCGGTGCCTGGTACTGCAGATGGACGCTGGCCCCGACTATCGCGCCTGCAGTTCGCGGCACTGGGGGCGCTATATGAAAGGCCCGGCGGCTCTGCTGGAGGCGCGTCTGGCGCATGTGCCGGCCACTTCGCAGTTGCTTCTACAGCGCCGCGCTCTGACACTGCGCGGCATGGATAGGCGAACGGTTTGGCTGGATTTTTCAGCACTCTGCCGGCAGCCATTGGCCAGCGGCGACTACCTGCAGCTATGCCAGCGTTTTGCGCATATCGCCATCGGCGATCTGCCGCCGCTTAAGTACTGTTCACTGGATGAGCAACAGCGTCTGGTCAACTTCATCGACATCGCTTACGACAGTGGTTGTGAGCTCTGGCTGCAAAGCGAGAGCGCGCTCGATGTGCTGTGCGCAGGTGTCTCGCACGGCGATTTTTCCCGTACTCGCAGTCGTCTCGCGCAACTGCGCCAAGAACAAGTGGAGAGCCTGGCATGCTAG
- the pcaG gene encoding protocatechuate 3,4-dioxygenase subunit alpha, with protein MPVELLPETPSQTAGPYVHIGLALAAAGNPTREQEIWNQMARPEAPGEHIVLVGHVYDGNGHLVRDAFLELWQADHQGHYDEDYDQSKAFNGFGRTATTFDAGSEWFAYTVKPGVVNNAAGVPMAPHINVALFARGINIHLNTRLYFEDEAEANGKDPVLNLIEQPQRRETLIAKRCEVDGKPAYRFDIHIQGEAETVFFDF; from the coding sequence ATGCCTGTTGAACTACTGCCGGAAACCCCCTCGCAGACCGCCGGCCCCTACGTGCATATCGGCCTGGCTCTTGCCGCTGCCGGTAACCCGACCCGCGAACAGGAAATCTGGAACCAGATGGCTCGCCCTGAAGCTCCGGGCGAGCACATCGTGCTGGTCGGCCACGTCTATGACGGCAATGGCCACCTGGTGCGCGACGCCTTCCTCGAACTGTGGCAAGCCGACCATCAGGGCCATTACGACGAGGACTACGACCAGAGCAAGGCCTTCAATGGCTTCGGTCGTACTGCCACCACCTTCGATGCTGGCAGCGAGTGGTTCGCCTACACGGTCAAGCCCGGTGTGGTGAACAATGCCGCTGGCGTGCCGATGGCGCCGCATATCAACGTCGCCCTGTTCGCCCGTGGCATCAACATCCACCTCAATACCCGCTTGTATTTCGAGGACGAAGCCGAAGCCAACGGCAAGGATCCGGTACTCAACCTGATCGAGCAGCCGCAACGCCGAGAGACGCTGATCGCCAAGCGTTGCGAAGTGGATGGCAAACCGGCCTATCGATTCGATATCCACATCCAGGGAGAGGCTGAGACGGTCTTCTTTGACTTCTGA
- the pcaH gene encoding protocatechuate 3,4-dioxygenase subunit beta: protein MPAEDNRRFAIRDRNWHPKAFTPDYKTSIARSPRQALVSIPQSISETTGPDFSHLKFAEHDNDLLLNFNNGGLPIGERIIVSGRVMDQYGKPIPHTLVEMWQANAGGRYRHKNDRYLAPLDPNFGGVGRALTDSEGRYIFRTIKPGPYPWRNNPNDWRPAHIHFSLNGPSISTRLITQLYFEGDPLIPLCPIVKSIANPDAVQTLIAKLDMSTANPMDCLAYRFDIVLRGQRKTHFENN from the coding sequence ATGCCTGCCGAGGACAACCGTCGCTTTGCCATTCGCGACCGCAACTGGCATCCGAAAGCCTTCACCCCCGACTACAAGACATCCATCGCCCGCTCGCCTCGTCAGGCGTTGGTGAGTATCCCGCAGTCGATTTCCGAGACCACCGGCCCGGACTTCTCGCACCTGAAGTTCGCCGAGCACGACAATGATCTGCTGCTCAATTTCAACAACGGTGGGCTGCCCATCGGTGAGCGCATCATCGTCTCCGGTCGGGTGATGGATCAGTACGGCAAGCCGATTCCGCATACCCTGGTGGAAATGTGGCAGGCCAACGCCGGTGGCCGCTACCGGCACAAGAACGACCGCTACCTGGCGCCGCTCGATCCCAACTTCGGCGGTGTCGGCCGTGCGCTGACCGACAGCGAAGGCCGCTACATCTTCCGCACCATCAAGCCCGGGCCCTATCCGTGGCGCAACAACCCCAACGACTGGCGCCCAGCGCACATCCACTTCTCGCTCAATGGCCCGTCGATTTCCACGCGTCTGATCACCCAGCTGTATTTCGAAGGTGATCCGCTGATCCCGCTGTGCCCGATCGTCAAGTCGATCGCCAACCCGGACGCTGTGCAGACGCTGATTGCCAAACTCGACATGAGCACGGCCAATCCGATGGATTGCCTGGCCTACCGCTTCGATATCGTGCTGCGTGGCCAGCGGAAAACCCATTTCGAAAACAACTGA
- the pcaQ gene encoding pca operon transcription factor PcaQ, translating into MNIDTRIKFRHLLCFLEIARQRSFAKAADALAVSQPAISKTLKELEEILAASLFERGKSGVSLTAAGVAFMRYAGPCVQALRDGVNSLREGEHEAGQVRVGVLSTVESLLIPEVVRRLHERHSALVVSVATGPGAYLLSQLRVGELDLVIGRMTDSPDIQGLTFEHLYSESMTLVVRPDHPLLAAGDEALGQLGDYPLVLPTAGTTIRKHADSLFVQCGVTPSRQRLETLSPALSRRYVLCSDALWVAPQDSVCLDVQRGELAELQLHVREPGGSVGICRNGALSLPLAAERFCDVLREVAQAYREGAFP; encoded by the coding sequence ATGAACATCGACACCCGAATCAAATTCCGCCACTTGCTGTGCTTTCTCGAAATCGCTCGTCAACGCAGCTTCGCCAAGGCAGCCGATGCGCTGGCGGTCAGCCAGCCGGCGATTTCCAAGACGCTCAAGGAGCTGGAAGAAATCCTAGCCGCCAGTCTGTTCGAGCGCGGCAAGAGCGGTGTCAGCCTGACGGCTGCCGGTGTGGCCTTCATGCGTTACGCCGGCCCTTGCGTGCAGGCGTTGCGCGATGGGGTGAACAGCCTGCGTGAAGGCGAGCACGAGGCCGGGCAGGTGCGCGTTGGCGTGCTCTCGACGGTGGAAAGCCTGCTGATTCCCGAGGTGGTGCGGCGCCTGCATGAGCGCCATTCGGCGCTGGTGGTCAGCGTCGCCACCGGGCCGGGAGCCTACTTGCTGAGCCAGTTGCGCGTCGGCGAGCTGGATCTGGTGATCGGCCGCATGACCGACAGTCCGGATATCCAAGGCCTGACCTTCGAGCATCTGTACAGCGAATCGATGACCCTGGTGGTGCGCCCCGATCATCCGTTGCTTGCCGCTGGTGATGAAGCGCTGGGGCAGCTGGGCGATTACCCGCTGGTATTGCCGACAGCGGGCACCACCATTCGCAAACACGCAGACAGTCTGTTCGTGCAATGCGGGGTAACGCCTTCGCGCCAGCGCCTGGAGACCCTGTCGCCGGCACTCAGCCGACGCTACGTGCTGTGTAGCGACGCGCTATGGGTCGCGCCGCAGGACTCGGTGTGCCTGGACGTGCAGCGTGGCGAGCTGGCCGAACTGCAGTTGCATGTGCGCGAGCCCGGTGGCTCGGTGGGCATCTGCCGCAATGGCGCTCTCAGCTTGCCGCTCGCCGCAGAGCGCTTCTGCGATGTGCTGCGCGAGGTGGCGCAGGCCTACCGCGAGGGCGCTTTTCCATAA
- a CDS encoding sulfite exporter TauE/SafE family protein: MSVPDLLLLALAGFAAGGMNALAGGGTFFSFPALLAAGLPPVTANATNAVALWPASLAGAWAARASLRPLGRYLIPLLLAGLAGGLLGGLLLLAGGDDVFRVLIPWLLLAATALFAASPWLGRWLAARRKVFEHPPHTPLSLGAHIGVSIYGGYFGAGMGILQLAAFSIEGHPLARANALKNLISAVIYSIATLTFIIAGRVSWYELAILLTGATIGGYVGGALGEKLPPALLRSFVILVGSTMTLYYFWSTYLG; this comes from the coding sequence ATGTCCGTGCCTGATCTGCTGCTGTTGGCCCTCGCCGGTTTCGCCGCTGGGGGCATGAATGCCCTGGCTGGCGGCGGCACCTTCTTCTCCTTCCCTGCGCTGCTCGCTGCCGGCCTGCCACCGGTTACCGCCAACGCCACCAACGCCGTGGCGTTGTGGCCGGCCAGCCTGGCTGGTGCCTGGGCTGCGCGAGCGTCGCTACGACCACTGGGCCGCTACCTGATTCCGCTGTTGCTGGCCGGCCTGGCCGGCGGCCTGCTCGGCGGCCTGTTGCTGCTGGCCGGGGGCGATGATGTGTTCCGCGTACTGATTCCCTGGCTGCTGCTCGCGGCCACCGCACTGTTCGCTGCCAGCCCCTGGCTGGGTCGTTGGCTGGCCGCACGCCGCAAAGTGTTCGAGCACCCGCCGCACACGCCACTGTCGCTGGGCGCACACATTGGCGTGTCGATCTACGGCGGCTACTTCGGTGCCGGCATGGGCATCCTGCAGCTCGCCGCGTTCTCCATCGAAGGCCACCCGCTGGCCCGCGCCAACGCCCTGAAGAACCTGATCTCCGCTGTGATCTACAGCATCGCCACGCTGACGTTCATCATCGCTGGCCGGGTCAGCTGGTACGAGCTGGCCATCCTGCTCACCGGCGCCACCATCGGCGGCTATGTCGGCGGCGCACTGGGCGAAAAACTGCCACCTGCGCTGCTGCGCAGCTTCGTTATCCTGGTCGGCAGCACGATGACCCTGTACTACTTCTGGAGCACCTATCTGGGATAG
- a CDS encoding IS481 family transposase has product MPWLERSTMSIRREFVLLAGQPQSNVRELCRRYGISPRTGYKWLARYREQGDAGLQDRSRRPLSSPGRSDPKLEQTVVQLHHRYPYWGARKLRSLLMTAAIDPPHHSTIDAILKRYDCHVLYHNEQSQAPANRRFEHPNPNDLWQIDFKGNVPLNDRRSPCCHPLTLLDDHSRFSLCLQACQGERLELVKPHLIEVFRQYGLPLRITADNGPPWGSNIAGGLSKLEVWLMRLGIEVSHSRPHHPQTQGKLERFHQTLKREVLHRAFSDLQHCQQVMSRWRDEYNHYRPHEALDQRPPIERYRPSPRNYPEQLPAIEYEPGDHVVNVRQTGQVYFKGLNVFVSGGLYGEKVAIRSTAEEGVYDVVFIRKTLRQIDLRQRAT; this is encoded by the coding sequence ATGCCGTGGCTGGAGCGAAGCACTATGTCGATAAGGCGAGAGTTTGTTCTGCTGGCGGGGCAGCCCCAAAGTAATGTGCGGGAGCTCTGTCGGCGGTATGGCATCAGTCCCAGAACTGGCTACAAGTGGCTGGCTCGGTACCGTGAGCAAGGCGATGCAGGCTTGCAGGATCGATCTCGGCGTCCTCTGAGCAGTCCAGGGCGTAGCGATCCGAAGCTGGAACAAACGGTGGTGCAATTGCACCACCGCTATCCCTATTGGGGCGCTCGCAAACTGCGAAGCTTGTTGATGACTGCAGCTATTGATCCGCCTCACCACAGCACCATCGACGCAATCCTCAAGCGCTACGATTGCCACGTCCTCTACCACAATGAACAGTCGCAAGCGCCGGCTAACCGCCGTTTCGAGCATCCCAACCCGAACGACCTCTGGCAGATCGACTTCAAGGGTAACGTCCCCCTCAATGATCGCCGTTCGCCTTGTTGTCATCCCTTGACCCTGCTGGACGATCACTCGCGCTTTTCGCTCTGCTTGCAAGCCTGCCAGGGAGAGCGACTGGAACTGGTCAAACCACATCTGATCGAGGTTTTCCGTCAGTACGGCTTGCCGCTGCGTATCACCGCCGACAATGGGCCGCCTTGGGGTTCGAATATTGCCGGTGGGCTATCGAAGCTGGAGGTTTGGCTGATGCGGCTGGGGATCGAAGTCAGCCATAGCCGACCTCATCATCCACAGACTCAGGGCAAGCTGGAGCGCTTCCACCAGACACTCAAACGCGAAGTGCTGCATCGCGCGTTCAGCGACTTGCAGCATTGTCAGCAAGTGATGAGCCGTTGGCGAGACGAGTACAACCATTACCGTCCGCATGAAGCACTTGATCAACGGCCGCCCATAGAGCGCTATCGGCCAAGTCCACGAAACTACCCGGAGCAACTGCCAGCCATCGAATATGAACCGGGAGATCACGTTGTAAACGTACGTCAGACCGGGCAGGTGTATTTCAAAGGGCTCAACGTCTTCGTAAGCGGAGGTCTGTATGGAGAGAAGGTCGCCATACGCTCAACCGCTGAAGAGGGTGTCTACGATGTGGTATTCATCCGCAAAACGCTGCGTCAAATAGACCTGAGGCAACGGGCAACATGA
- a CDS encoding exodeoxyribonuclease VII small subunit yields MARKKAAPDFEHSLAELQTLVERLESGELSLEDSLTAFEQGIGLTRECQAALAQAEQKVQILLERDGELQAAPFDTDEPA; encoded by the coding sequence ATGGCCCGCAAGAAAGCCGCTCCCGACTTCGAACACTCCCTCGCCGAGTTACAGACTCTGGTCGAGCGCCTGGAGAGCGGCGAGCTGTCGCTGGAAGACTCCCTGACTGCCTTCGAGCAGGGCATCGGCCTGACCCGTGAATGCCAGGCAGCACTGGCTCAGGCCGAGCAGAAGGTGCAGATTCTGCTGGAGCGCGACGGTGAATTGCAGGCAGCGCCCTTCGACACGGACGAACCCGCATGA
- a CDS encoding polyprenyl synthetase family protein: MIAAYQKRCQTRVDTALEQLFQAPRTELERLYQAMRYSVMNGGKRVRPLLVYAACETLEGDLERADGAACAVELIHAYSLVHDDLPAMDDDDLRRGQPTTHKAFDEASAILAGDALQSLAFEVLADRRRNPQDAEVRLQMIELLSRAAGPAGMVGGQAIDLGSVGLQLDQQALEVMHRHKTGALIEASVALGALASGSTDELARKALLQYARAIGLAFQVQDDILDVESDTATLGKTQGKDEAHDKPTYPALLGLDAAKDYALELRDQALHVLRPFGNSAEPLRELARYIVERRS; encoded by the coding sequence ATGATTGCGGCGTACCAGAAGCGCTGCCAGACCCGCGTCGATACCGCCCTGGAACAGCTGTTCCAAGCACCGCGCACAGAACTCGAACGGCTCTACCAGGCCATGCGCTACAGCGTCATGAATGGCGGCAAGCGCGTACGCCCGCTGCTGGTCTACGCCGCCTGCGAAACCCTCGAAGGTGATCTCGAGCGTGCCGACGGTGCAGCCTGCGCAGTAGAACTGATTCATGCCTATTCGCTGGTGCATGACGACCTGCCGGCGATGGACGACGACGACCTGCGCCGTGGCCAGCCGACCACGCACAAGGCCTTCGACGAAGCCAGCGCAATCCTCGCTGGCGATGCGCTGCAAAGCCTGGCGTTCGAGGTACTCGCCGACCGCCGCCGCAACCCGCAGGATGCGGAAGTCCGCCTGCAGATGATCGAACTGCTGAGCCGTGCGGCAGGCCCTGCCGGCATGGTCGGCGGCCAGGCCATCGACCTCGGCTCAGTCGGTCTGCAACTCGACCAGCAAGCGCTGGAAGTCATGCACCGGCACAAGACCGGCGCCTTGATCGAGGCCAGCGTGGCGCTCGGTGCCCTGGCCAGCGGCAGCACCGACGAACTGGCGCGCAAGGCCCTGCTGCAATACGCCCGCGCCATCGGCCTGGCCTTCCAGGTTCAGGACGACATCCTCGACGTGGAGAGCGACACCGCCACCCTGGGCAAGACCCAGGGCAAGGACGAAGCCCACGACAAACCCACCTACCCCGCCCTGCTCGGCCTCGACGCTGCCAAGGACTACGCCCTGGAACTGCGCGACCAGGCCCTGCACGTGCTGCGCCCGTTCGGCAACAGCGCCGAACCGCTGCGCGAGCTGGCCCGCTACATCGTCGAGCGGCGCAGCTGA